ATTAGGAGTTAAAGCTGTAGAAAGTTTATTAGACGGTCAGTCTAATGCAATGGTAGGGTTTTTAAACAATAAAATTGTAACAACAGACATTGAGGAAGCTATAATTAGCTCTCATGATATAAATAGAGAATTATTAAGAATATCTGATATACTATCAGTATAAAAAAACAAGAATTATGATTAAAATAGGAATTAACGGATTTGGTAGAATAGGAAGATTAGCATTCAGATCTACAGTAAATAGAAAAGACGTACAAGTAGTAGCAATAAATGATTTATTAGATGTAGATTATTTAGCTTATATGTTAAAATATGATTCTGTTCATGGAGCTTTTGATGGAACTGTTGATGTGAAAAACGGTAAATTAATTGTAAACGGAAACGAAATTAGAATTACAGCAGAAAGAAACCCAGCAGATTTAAAATGGGATGAAGTTGGTGCAGAATATGTAATTGAATCTACAGGATTTTTCTTAACTGAAGAAACTGCAGGAAAACACTTAGAAGCTGGTGCTAAAAAAGTAGTATTATCTGCTCCATCTAAAGATCACACACCAATGTTTGTAATGGGTGTAAACAATACAGAATTAAAAGCAGATCAAAAAATATTTTCTAACGCATCTTGTACAACGAACTGTTTAGCTCCAATAACTAAAGTTTTAAATGATAACTTCGGTATTGTTGAAGGTTTAATGACAACTGTACATGCTGCAACTGCAACTCAAAAAACTGTTGATGGTCCTTCTATGAAAGACTGGAGAGGTGGACGTTCTGCTATTGGCAACGTAATTCCTTCTTCTACAGGAGCTGCAAAAGCTGTTGGTAAAGTAATTCCTGCAATGGATGGTAAATTAACGGGTATGGCTTTTAGAATCCCTACTATGGATGTTTCTGTTGTAGATTTAACTGTGAAGTTAGAGAAGCCAGCTACATATGCACAAATTTGTGCTGCTATGAAAGCTGCTTCAGAAAGTGGACCAATGAAAGGTGTTTTAGGATATACTGAAGATATGGTTGTTTCTCAAGATTTTGTTGGAGATACTCGTACTTCAATCTTTGATGCTAAAGCTGGTATTGCTTTAAATGATAACTTCGTAAAAGTTGTTTCTTGGTATGATAACGAAATGGGGTATTCAACTAAAATTGTTGACCTTATTGAATACGCTGCAACTTTATAGTTGATACAGCACTATAAGAATATTAAAATCCTGCTTCGGCAGGATTTTTTTTTGCTTAAATTAGCAAGTATCTAAAATAACAATACAATAAATAAATAATTTAGTAAGCTTCTTGGACATCATACTTTCATTTATAGCAGCAACAGCATTATTGGCAATTGCCCCAGGTCCTGATAATATTTATGTATTAATTACTAGTATTTCCGATGGTGTAAAATATGGTTTAGCAACTGTTTTTGGTTTAATTTCTGGTTGCATAATTCATACTACTTTAGTGGCATTAGGTGTATCCGCCGTCATCAAAGACAATGAGAATTTATTTTTAGCACTTAAGATATTTGGTGCAAGTTACTTGGTGTTTTTGGCCTATAAAGTTTACAAAAGTTCATCAAATATTAATTTGACTACAGACATTAAAGTCGAAAAAAGCATGTTCCAATTATTTAAACGAGGGTTTATTATGAATGTACTGAATCCGAAAGTTTCTATTTTCTTTTTGGCTTTTTTTCCTTCATTCTTATTCAGTAATGAGCTTAGTACCGTAATACAGTTTTTTATTTTAGGCTTTATTTTTATGGCAGTTTCTCTGATTGTTTTTTCTGTAATTGCAATACTTTCAGGACAAATAGCTAAAGGCCTCAAACAAAATAAAAATATGAGTATGTTTTTAAAATGGTTGCAAATCATTGTTTTTGTTGGAATAGCAATTTTTATTTTATTTTCTTAAAATAGTTATATCAAATTGTATCTTTGATTTTCAATGAGTCTATTAAAAATCATAGAATGTCCTAGAGACGCCATGCAAGGTATAAAGTTGTTTATACCCACAGAAACAAAGGCGGCGTATATCAATCAACTATTAAAGGTTGGCTTTGATACTATTGATTTTGGTAGCTTTGTTTCACCGAAGGCAATTCCGCAAATGCGAGATACTGCTGAGGTACTTTCTATGCTTGACTTAAATACTACAAAAAGTAAATTATTATCAATTGTTGCCAATATACGTGGGGCAAATGATGCTTCTCAATTTAAGGAAATAGATTATCTAGGCTATCCTTTTTCTATTTCGGAAAACTTCCAAATGCGTAATACCGGTAAAACTATAGCAGAATCTATTGTTATTTTACAGGAAATCTTAAATATTGCAGATAAATCGAACAAAGAAGTGGTAGCTTATTTATCCATGGGGTTTGGTAATCCTTATGGAGATCCTTGGAATGTTGATATCGTAGCCGATTGGACACAAAAAATGGCCGCTATGGGAGTTAAAATAATTTCCTTGTCAGATACTATTGGAAGTTCAACACCAGATATTATAGAATATCTTTTTACTAATCTGATTCCGATGCATTCTAATATAGAATTTGGTGCTCATTTACATACAACGCCTAGCACATGGAAAGAAAAAGTACATGCTGCATTTTCTTCTGGTTGTAATCGTTTTGATAGTGCTATCAAAGGATATGGAGGTTGTCCTATGGCAAAAGACGAGTTAACGGGTAATATGCCTACCGAGAAATTAGTTTCTTATTTTAAAGAGCATAAGATAGCATTAAATCTAAATCAACAAGAGTTTGACAAGTCTTATGCTAATTCAAGCAATGTGTTTTTATAGGGTTACCAAGTAGCTCTAGATTTTATATTTTTCTCACAAAATTGAATAATTTGCTCAATCCGATTCATTCTTGTTTGAGGTCGTTTTGCTTGATTTAACCAATACAAATAGCTCTTTCTGTAACTGGGTGCAAAATTGGTGTAATTTTCAAAAGCTAAATTATTTTTATCAAAAGCATTTTGTAATTCTTCTGGTACAATTAAATTTTCAACATCATCCAATGCTATCCATGAACCATTTTTCTTGGCTATATCTATTTTTGTTAGGCCACTCTGATGCATTAAGTCATTTTCAATAAGCTCTATAATGTGATTTTTGTTGAGTTTACTCCAAACACTTTTAGCATTTCTTGGACAGAAATATTGCCTTCTACGTTCATTATCTATTTTTTTAACAGTAGAGTCTATCCAACCAAAACATAGGGCAACTTTAACGGCCTCTTCCCAACGCATACTCGGCATATCACTTTCCACTTTATAAAAAATAAGATATACACCGCCAACAGTAGTATGGTTTTCTTCCAACCATGCTCTCCATTCAATATCCTTCTTAAAATAAATTTCTGGTAGTTTAGCCATTTTTAGTGTACATCAATTCTTTACAAAATTAAGACTGTTTTTCAATGATATCTTTTATAATCATTTTTGCATGTATGCGAGAGTTTTCAATAAACCATTTATGGGTTTCTTTTCCACCACATATAACGCCAGCTAAATAGATTCCTTTTAAATTACTCTCCATTGTTTTTGGATTGTATGCTGGCTTTTTCAATCCATCGGTTGATAGTTGAATTCCTATATTCTTTAAAAAATCAAAATTAGGTTGATAGCCGGTTAAAGCAACTACAAAATCATTTTTTAAGGATATTTCTTTACCTTCTTTCGTTGATATAACAACTTTATCCTTTAAAATTTCTTTAATTTCTGAATGGTAGTATGCTTTAATACTTCCTTCTTCAATTCTATTAACAATATCTGGTTTTACCCAATATTTTACGCGGTCTCCAATATTTTCCCCTCGAATTATCATGGTAACTCTACCGCCTTTTCTATAAATTTCTAGAGCGGCATCTACAGCAGAATTACTAGCTCCGACAATGACAACATCTTGTTCTGAAAAATAATGAGGATCGTCATAATAATGAAAAACCTTTGGTAAATCCTCTCCAGGAACATTTAAATAATTAGGAATGTCATAAAAGCCAGTTGAAATAATAATTTGTTTCGCTTGGTATTTATTTTTATTAGTAGTTACGTCATATAGATGTTCTTTTGTCTGTACTGTTGTAACTTTTTCAAATAAATTAACATGAAGCTTATTGGAAGAAACAATACGACGATAGTATTCTAACGCCTCTTTTTTATTTGGTTTAGCATTACTGCTTATAAAAGGAATATCGTCAATTTCTAACTTTTCAGACGTAGAAAAAAAAGTCATATTGGTAGGGTAGTTGTATAATGAATTGACCAAAACCCCTTTTTCAACGATAAGGTAGGTTAAATTCTTTTTCTTCGCTTCTAACGCACAGGCAATCCCAATGGGTCCTGCACCAATAATTAAAACATCTAAAGTTGTATTCATCGATATTATTTTGTTACCAACACACTCGTTTATAGTTGATTGAAAAGGATGGTGTGAATCATTTTTTTTTAACTACCCAAAATGGGCTTCCATTTTCATTATTTATATTACTTTTAAAAACAACAAAATTAATAATTAAAAAATGAAACGTGTATGTATAAAACGTTAAGTCATTACGAAATTATTAATAGCGAACTGTCCTGATGCTTTGGGGTGACAATTATAAAATATTAAATAAAACACATGAAATCTTTATTATATATCGTACTCCTATTAACAATTTCATCTATTAATGCTCAGAATATGAAATCAGACTTACCTTATGCTGTAGTTCCTCCCCATCCTGAAAAATATACGGCTACAACTGTCGCAGCAAGAATGATTGACGGATTAGGGTTTAGGTATTATTGGGCAACAGAAGGTTTACGTCCTGAAGATTTAGCTTATAAGGCGAGTGAAGAGGGGCGGACAAGTGCAGAAACGGTTCGTCATATTTATGATTTGTCTAAAATGATTGTAAATGCAACTACCAAAACACCCAATGGTAAATCAGAAAAAGATTCCTTAAGTTTTGATGAACTAAGAAGTGTTACCTTATTAAACTTTAAAAAAGCAAGCACGATATTATTGGAGGCGGATTCGTTGGACGATTTTAAAATTATTTTCGAAAATGATTATGGTATTTCTGAACACTCTTTTTGGATTAATATTACTGGTCCCATTGAAGATGCTATTTGGCATTCAGGTCAGGTTTCATTATTGAGAAGAGCTTCTGGAAACCCTTTTAATTCTAAGGTAAGTGTCTTTAGTGGTAAAGTTAGAAAGTAATTCATTGACATAATTATTTTCTATAAATAAATAAAGAAGAAATTATATTTATATAACCTGCATTACATTATTTAATTTTCTTCCTTCTTTTACTATTATTTCTATACTATCTTCTATATCCTTTTTTGTAGTTCTAAAGTTTACAATGCAGGTGCGTAAGCAGTATTTGTTTTCTACAATTGCGTTTGATAAAAACAGTTCACCTCCATTTTGTACTGCGTTTACTAATTCTTCATTTAACGTGTTTAAATATTTTTCTCTTTTTTCGCCTATTTCTTCAAAATCTTCTGGGATGAACCTAAATGTAGCAATACTTAAATTTTGAGTTATGGGCTCTAATTCCGGTTGCTTTTCTGCCAATTGGTAGAAATACTTTGACAATGCTATATCTTCTTTGATTAACTTTACATAGCCATTACTTCCAATTTGTTGTAAAGCCAACCATACTTTTAAAGCCCTAAAACCACGAGAATTCTGCAGTCCGTATTCAAAGTAATTTAAAGAACCACCTTCTTCGGTTAAGCTGAAATTATAATATTCAGGATGCGAACTATAAGTGTCAATAAGATACTGAGGGTTTTTTACCAAAGTACATCCTGCTTCTAAAGCACTATAGAGCCATTTGTGAGGGTCTAAAGCGATAGAATCGGCTTCTTTAATACCTGCAAACAAATCTTTTAATTCAGGAATAACAGCGGCAGGAATACCATAGGCACCATCTATATGAAACCATAAATCGTGCATTTTACATGTTGAAGCAATGGCTTCAAGGTTATCTACAACACCAGTACTTACGTCTCCAGCGGTACCAACAACCATAAAGGGCTGATGTCCTTGTTTTACATCTTCTTTTATAGTTTGTTCTAACAGTTCTATATTCATTTTGTTAGCGGCATCTGTTGGAATCCATCGGATAGAATTTGAGCCATGTCCAAACAAAATAGCGGCTTTGTCTATCCAAGTATGTGTAGCTTTTGAACAATAGGAAATTAACATTTTTGAAGAGTTGGAAAGGCCATCTTTTTTTATGTCTTTAGGTGCTTTGGCAGTTCTTGCGGCTAAAAAGGCAGTAAAATTCGCCATGTTCCCTCCGCTGACTAAGATCCCTCCATAATTGGGAGAGACACCTATAAACTCTGCTAACCATTTAATGGTTTGTTTTTCTATTTCTGTTGCCATCGGACTCAGTATTTGTCCACCAACGTTTGCATTAACTGATGCGGCTAACAAATCTGCCAAGGCTCCAATAGGTGCGGCCGATGAGGTTATAAATCCAAAAAATTTTGGATGACCATTAAATAGTGAATTATCAAAGAGTAATTTAGAAGCTTTAGAAAGTAATTGTTCTGCGGGTAATCCATTTGCAGGTAACGATAAGTTCCCTAATGTTTTTTGTAATTCTTTTGGCGACTTACTCGTAGTGACAGGTTTTTCAGAAATATCATCAAAAAAATCAGAAATGGTATCGATAAGTTCATATCCAATTTTTCTAAATTCATCCTTGTCAATTTGAATTGAATTTTCTCGTTGGTTTGTCATTTTATTGGCTTTTGTTAATCGTTTCTTAGTTCATCCACCAATTTAGCAAATAAAAACTAAATTTAAAATGGAGGAAAATTATTTTCCTTCGTTTTTTCTAAAAATGGTATCTTTTATATTTAAACTGGATTCGACAAAGATAGAATCTGACATCGATCCTTGAATGTCTAAGTGCGTCGCATTTGTTGAGTTAACATTTAACAATCGTATGTTTTTAGAATCTAAAAATGTTAGCAAAGAATCTTCACTAGTTATATTTATATTTTTAAATACCGCATTATTCATATCATGAATATTCATAAAGTTCTTACAGTTCACCTCAATGTTTTCTATAACTACATTTTCAAGCGGAGATTCTGGAATACTTCTTACCTTAATAAAATTCTTAGCATTTTCAATGATAAGATCTTTTATTTTAATGTTTTTATAGTGTGGAGTAAGTTCATTAACAGCTCTGGCTGGTAACCTCTCTGCTAACTTACCCACCCAGTTGGTAGATCCTAACATATCCCATTTTAGGGCATCATTTTTTAAATCCATGCGTATACGTTCGTAAGTTAAATTCTCGCCACCACCGCCACGTGGCCGTCTTGTTTTAAATCGAATACCTACACCTGAGTTTATAAATACACAATCATGAACATATAAGTTTTTTATTATTCCAGCTGTTTCACTGCCACAAGTAATGCCACCATGACCATTTTCAGCTAAGCAATACCGAACAACTATATTTTCTGTAGATTTGTTAACCCGCATACCGTCAATACCACGACCCGCCTTCATCGTAAAACAATCATCACCAGTACTTAGATTACAATATTCAATTAGCACATTTTTACTAGATTCAATATCAATTCCATCTCCTCGAGGCATATTTACAGAGTTGATAGAAACGCCTCTAATAATTACGTTATCGCAATAAATGGGTACAATATTCCAAAATGCCGTATTTTCTAATGAAACATCTTCTATAAAAACTTTAGTTGAATTTATAGCAGAGATAAACATAGGAGGGAAAACGTATGGTGTTGTAGTTCCGTCGATTATTCTATCTTTAACGGGTGTTTTTGGGTCAATAACTTCATCAATATTCACTGAAACTACAATTTTCTCTCTAATTGAACCCTCAGCGGGACCAATTAACCTTCCTTTACCAGTAATTGCTATGTTATCAACTCCATTTGCATAAATACAGGCACCTAGTGACATAACTTCCACACCTTCAGTTCGTGTGAAAACTACAGGAAGGTAGTCTTCAATTTCACCACTAAATGAAAGGGTTGCACCCTCAAGAAAATGAAGGTTGATATTGTCTTTTAATGCTATCCGACCAGTGAACCATTGCCCTTTGGAGATAACCACTATGCCACCACCTTTTGCACTTTGTGTATCAATGGCGTGTTGAATAATTTTTGTGTTAATACCATCAGTTTTTAAATCGACAACTATGGTGTCTGTAGGAAAATCAGGTCTTTTAAACGCTATTGTAGGAAACGGAGCCGTTACGGGTGCTATTTCTTTAGGCATCAC
The nucleotide sequence above comes from Aureibaculum algae. Encoded proteins:
- a CDS encoding hydroxymethylglutaryl-CoA lyase is translated as MSLLKIIECPRDAMQGIKLFIPTETKAAYINQLLKVGFDTIDFGSFVSPKAIPQMRDTAEVLSMLDLNTTKSKLLSIVANIRGANDASQFKEIDYLGYPFSISENFQMRNTGKTIAESIVILQEILNIADKSNKEVVAYLSMGFGNPYGDPWNVDIVADWTQKMAAMGVKIISLSDTIGSSTPDIIEYLFTNLIPMHSNIEFGAHLHTTPSTWKEKVHAAFSSGCNRFDSAIKGYGGCPMAKDELTGNMPTEKLVSYFKEHKIALNLNQQEFDKSYANSSNVFL
- a CDS encoding YdeI/OmpD-associated family protein, yielding MAKLPEIYFKKDIEWRAWLEENHTTVGGVYLIFYKVESDMPSMRWEEAVKVALCFGWIDSTVKKIDNERRRQYFCPRNAKSVWSKLNKNHIIELIENDLMHQSGLTKIDIAKKNGSWIALDDVENLIVPEELQNAFDKNNLAFENYTNFAPSYRKSYLYWLNQAKRPQTRMNRIEQIIQFCEKNIKSRATW
- a CDS encoding pyridoxal phosphate-dependent decarboxylase family protein: MTNQRENSIQIDKDEFRKIGYELIDTISDFFDDISEKPVTTSKSPKELQKTLGNLSLPANGLPAEQLLSKASKLLFDNSLFNGHPKFFGFITSSAAPIGALADLLAASVNANVGGQILSPMATEIEKQTIKWLAEFIGVSPNYGGILVSGGNMANFTAFLAARTAKAPKDIKKDGLSNSSKMLISYCSKATHTWIDKAAILFGHGSNSIRWIPTDAANKMNIELLEQTIKEDVKQGHQPFMVVGTAGDVSTGVVDNLEAIASTCKMHDLWFHIDGAYGIPAAVIPELKDLFAGIKEADSIALDPHKWLYSALEAGCTLVKNPQYLIDTYSSHPEYYNFSLTEEGGSLNYFEYGLQNSRGFRALKVWLALQQIGSNGYVKLIKEDIALSKYFYQLAEKQPELEPITQNLSIATFRFIPEDFEEIGEKREKYLNTLNEELVNAVQNGGELFLSNAIVENKYCLRTCIVNFRTTKKDIEDSIEIIVKEGRKLNNVMQVI
- a CDS encoding LysE family translocator; protein product: MDIILSFIAATALLAIAPGPDNIYVLITSISDGVKYGLATVFGLISGCIIHTTLVALGVSAVIKDNENLFLALKIFGASYLVFLAYKVYKSSSNINLTTDIKVEKSMFQLFKRGFIMNVLNPKVSIFFLAFFPSFLFSNELSTVIQFFILGFIFMAVSLIVFSVIAILSGQIAKGLKQNKNMSMFLKWLQIIVFVGIAIFILFS
- the gap gene encoding type I glyceraldehyde-3-phosphate dehydrogenase; protein product: MIKIGINGFGRIGRLAFRSTVNRKDVQVVAINDLLDVDYLAYMLKYDSVHGAFDGTVDVKNGKLIVNGNEIRITAERNPADLKWDEVGAEYVIESTGFFLTEETAGKHLEAGAKKVVLSAPSKDHTPMFVMGVNNTELKADQKIFSNASCTTNCLAPITKVLNDNFGIVEGLMTTVHAATATQKTVDGPSMKDWRGGRSAIGNVIPSSTGAAKAVGKVIPAMDGKLTGMAFRIPTMDVSVVDLTVKLEKPATYAQICAAMKAASESGPMKGVLGYTEDMVVSQDFVGDTRTSIFDAKAGIALNDNFVKVVSWYDNEMGYSTKIVDLIEYAATL
- a CDS encoding YpdA family putative bacillithiol disulfide reductase; amino-acid sequence: MNTTLDVLIIGAGPIGIACALEAKKKNLTYLIVEKGVLVNSLYNYPTNMTFFSTSEKLEIDDIPFISSNAKPNKKEALEYYRRIVSSNKLHVNLFEKVTTVQTKEHLYDVTTNKNKYQAKQIIISTGFYDIPNYLNVPGEDLPKVFHYYDDPHYFSEQDVVIVGASNSAVDAALEIYRKGGRVTMIIRGENIGDRVKYWVKPDIVNRIEEGSIKAYYHSEIKEILKDKVVISTKEGKEISLKNDFVVALTGYQPNFDFLKNIGIQLSTDGLKKPAYNPKTMESNLKGIYLAGVICGGKETHKWFIENSRIHAKMIIKDIIEKQS
- a CDS encoding glycoside hydrolase family 28 protein; translated protein: MKHLFISMVLLLLLVGCKEPINNSKKASVHIPQKSEVGVLVMPKEIAPVTAPFPTIAFKRPDFPTDTIVVDLKTDGINTKIIQHAIDTQSAKGGGIVVISKGQWFTGRIALKDNINLHFLEGATLSFSGEIEDYLPVVFTRTEGVEVMSLGACIYANGVDNIAITGKGRLIGPAEGSIREKIVVSVNIDEVIDPKTPVKDRIIDGTTTPYVFPPMFISAINSTKVFIEDVSLENTAFWNIVPIYCDNVIIRGVSINSVNMPRGDGIDIESSKNVLIEYCNLSTGDDCFTMKAGRGIDGMRVNKSTENIVVRYCLAENGHGGITCGSETAGIIKNLYVHDCVFINSGVGIRFKTRRPRGGGGENLTYERIRMDLKNDALKWDMLGSTNWVGKLAERLPARAVNELTPHYKNIKIKDLIIENAKNFIKVRSIPESPLENVVIENIEVNCKNFMNIHDMNNAVFKNINITSEDSLLTFLDSKNIRLLNVNSTNATHLDIQGSMSDSIFVESSLNIKDTIFRKNEGK